The Planctomycetota bacterium genome includes a region encoding these proteins:
- a CDS encoding MBL fold metallo-hydrolase, which yields MIPKPPPREPSLGFLYLPPFRVYGESIAGEATCLQIPELDLGFDIGSCPRAMLPAKHLAITHGHMDHIGGLAYFCSQRRFQGMGTAKVLCDARIAPAIKRMMEGYVELERQRTPYDLIPLLPDQPYEIKNNMFLRGFETEHTCPSFGYVVSEKRTKLKPEYLELPQEKLRELKERGVEITRSFEIPLIAFTGDTAPGPHLIRPDVRQAQIVITECTFFEPDHKERARVGMHMHIDDVAEWLRVLECEAIVLAHVSRRTDLAYARERVAKIAGSKAASKVHLLMDYRSNKARYEQQVLEAEAREHRRAGARGAPPAQPAQPPAPLPDGDEDE from the coding sequence ATGATTCCCAAGCCACCGCCGCGCGAGCCGTCGCTCGGCTTTTTGTACCTCCCCCCCTTCCGCGTGTACGGGGAGTCGATCGCCGGCGAGGCGACGTGCCTGCAGATCCCCGAGCTCGACCTGGGGTTCGACATCGGCAGTTGCCCCCGGGCGATGCTGCCGGCCAAGCACCTGGCCATCACGCACGGGCACATGGACCACATCGGGGGCCTGGCGTACTTCTGCTCGCAGCGGCGGTTCCAGGGGATGGGCACGGCGAAGGTGCTGTGCGACGCGCGCATCGCGCCGGCGATCAAGCGGATGATGGAGGGGTACGTGGAGCTGGAACGCCAGCGCACGCCCTACGACCTGATCCCCCTCCTGCCCGACCAGCCCTACGAGATCAAGAACAACATGTTCCTGCGCGGGTTCGAGACCGAGCACACCTGCCCCTCGTTCGGGTACGTCGTGAGCGAGAAGCGCACGAAACTGAAGCCCGAGTACCTCGAACTCCCGCAGGAGAAACTGCGCGAGCTCAAGGAGCGCGGGGTGGAGATCACCCGTTCGTTCGAGATCCCGCTCATCGCCTTCACCGGCGACACCGCCCCGGGGCCCCACCTGATCCGCCCGGACGTGCGCCAGGCGCAGATCGTCATCACCGAGTGCACGTTCTTCGAGCCCGACCACAAGGAGCGAGCGCGGGTGGGCATGCACATGCACATCGACGACGTCGCGGAGTGGCTCCGCGTGCTCGAGTGCGAGGCGATCGTCCTCGCCCACGTCTCGCGCCGCACCGACCTCGCGTACGCGCGCGAGCGGGTGGCGAAGATCGCCGGGAGCAAGGCGGCGAGCAAGGTGCACCTGCTCATGGACTACCGCTCGAACAAGGCGCGCTACGAGCAGCAGGTGCTGGAGGCCGAGGCGCGCGAGCACCGGCGCGCGGGTGCCCGTGGCGCACCGCCCGCCCAGCCCGCGCAACCGCCCGCGCCATTGCCGGATGGCGACGAGGACGAGTAG
- the tadA gene encoding tRNA adenosine(34) deaminase TadA encodes MPARALWMLIGRRLARPAPSRHDPAPHVPAGLDPAPRAPGVATPRDLEAMERALDLADVAARMGEVPVGAVVYDTATGRTLGEGFNRRERDHAPDAHAELLAIRAAARTIGDWRLNAATLVVTLEPCAMCAGLIVNARVGRLVYGTRDPKAGAAGSLMRLTEDPRLNHRVVPIEGVCQARCADLLRTFFRTLRARRNTPAGEPDARTPRG; translated from the coding sequence ATGCCCGCCCGCGCACTCTGGATGCTCATCGGCCGGCGCCTGGCACGCCCCGCGCCCTCCCGCCACGATCCGGCACCGCATGTTCCGGCCGGGCTCGATCCCGCCCCGCGCGCGCCGGGCGTCGCGACCCCGCGCGACCTCGAGGCCATGGAACGCGCGCTCGACCTGGCCGACGTCGCCGCCCGCATGGGCGAGGTCCCCGTCGGCGCGGTCGTGTACGACACCGCCACCGGGCGCACGCTCGGCGAGGGCTTCAACCGGCGCGAGCGCGACCACGCCCCCGACGCCCACGCCGAACTGCTCGCCATCCGCGCCGCCGCTCGCACCATCGGCGACTGGCGACTCAACGCCGCCACCCTCGTCGTCACCCTCGAGCCCTGCGCCATGTGCGCCGGGCTCATCGTCAACGCCCGGGTCGGACGCCTGGTGTACGGCACGCGCGACCCCAAGGCCGGCGCCGCCGGCTCGCTCATGCGCCTCACCGAAGACCCGCGCCTCAACCACCGCGTCGTGCCCATTGAGGGCGTCTGCCAGGCCCGCTGCGCCGACCTCCTCCGCACCTTCTTCCGAACCCTCCGCGCCCGCCGCAACACGCCCGCCGGAGAACCCGATGCCCGAACTCCCCGAGGTTGA
- the dxr gene encoding 1-deoxy-D-xylulose-5-phosphate reductoisomerase has protein sequence MSARRVLILGSTGSVGTQTLDVIEHLNRLEGAPRFRVVALAAGQNASLLFDQAARHGVRELALAATDLPSSSGPGLRVGPDAAERLVREVDCDLVVAAMVGVAGLPATLAAVERGRHVALANKETLVAAGDLVIPAARASGAALLPLDSEHSGVWQCLAGCSGGAPPMHCPAAVTRVTLTASGGPFRSCTPAQLADATPAQALRHPTWTMGRKITIDSASLMNKALELIEAHHLFGLSADALDAVVHPQSIVHALVEFADASVIAQLGVPDMRTPIQVALTWPLRARAATPRLDLAALARLEFEPVDAARFPAIEIAREAIAAGGTSGAVLNAANEACVESFLSGEARRIRFDQIAPLTREAMRAIPRVPVRTLADVLDADRAARAFVRERLAR, from the coding sequence GTGTCCGCCCGGCGCGTCCTCATCCTCGGCTCCACCGGCTCCGTCGGCACGCAGACGCTCGATGTCATCGAGCACCTCAACCGACTCGAGGGCGCGCCGCGCTTCCGCGTCGTCGCGCTCGCGGCCGGGCAGAACGCGTCGCTGCTCTTCGACCAGGCCGCCCGGCACGGCGTGCGCGAACTCGCCCTCGCCGCCACCGACCTGCCCAGTTCCTCGGGACCGGGCCTGCGCGTCGGGCCCGACGCCGCCGAACGACTCGTTCGCGAGGTCGACTGCGACCTCGTCGTCGCGGCCATGGTCGGCGTCGCCGGGCTCCCCGCCACGCTCGCCGCCGTCGAGCGCGGACGCCACGTCGCCCTCGCCAACAAGGAAACGCTCGTGGCGGCGGGCGACCTCGTCATTCCCGCGGCCCGGGCCAGCGGCGCCGCGCTCCTCCCCCTCGACAGCGAGCACAGCGGGGTGTGGCAGTGCCTCGCCGGCTGCTCCGGCGGCGCGCCGCCCATGCACTGCCCCGCCGCCGTCACCCGCGTCACGCTCACCGCCTCGGGCGGGCCCTTCCGGTCCTGCACCCCCGCGCAGCTCGCCGACGCCACCCCCGCCCAGGCGCTGCGGCACCCCACCTGGACCATGGGCCGCAAGATCACCATCGACAGCGCCTCGCTCATGAACAAGGCGCTCGAGCTCATCGAGGCGCACCACCTCTTCGGCCTTTCCGCCGACGCACTGGACGCCGTGGTCCACCCGCAGTCGATCGTCCATGCGCTGGTCGAGTTCGCCGACGCCTCGGTCATCGCGCAGCTCGGCGTGCCCGACATGCGCACGCCCATCCAGGTCGCCCTCACCTGGCCGCTGCGCGCCCGCGCCGCCACCCCCCGGCTCGACCTCGCGGCGTTGGCGCGCCTCGAGTTCGAGCCCGTCGACGCCGCCCGCTTCCCCGCCATCGAGATCGCGCGGGAGGCCATCGCCGCCGGCGGCACGAGCGGGGCCGTGCTCAACGCCGCCAACGAGGCGTGCGTCGAGTCGTTCCTGTCGGGCGAGGCCCGGCGCATCCGCTTCGATCAGATCGCCCCGCTCACGCGCGAGGCGATGCGCGCGATCCCGCGCGTCCCCGTCCGCACGCTGGCCGACGTGCTCGACGCCGACCGTGCCGCCCGGGCCTTCGTCCGCGAGAGGCTCGCCCGATGA
- the dnaA gene encoding chromosomal replication initiator protein DnaA, with the protein MTHPDRQIWEGMLSHLRSHHAQVCRQWFEELEPLGIVNGTLQLRTMSPLHRDYLRRQCADSFNDAARTVTGHLLSVKFLGPDDEVQRQIPTRRPRLDQPLRAPDPAPEVPAGARPGPAGGQDVPPEAAPIGPGPAPTDAQADPLSAPAFVPPAEPGGALGRGGMADDPASGGTPAPHTPAGDGTGPEQAGAAQYIELRPAPSAPTPRYRASSAAPARYESLVINPDYSFENFVPGPSNRLGHAASLAVAANPGRTYNPLFLHGGVGLGKTHLLQAICLKIVEASPRAALYYTSCEGFVTQFMECVQSGEMAEFRHRFRDVDVLVIDDIHFLTKRDRSQEEFFHTFNSLFQASKQIILSSDAPPEEIPDLEERLVSRFKWGLVCKVDPPCYETRVEIVKAKARLRGMPMPEAVAGYIAQRLDSNIRELEGAVVKLQIQSVVEKRPIDLELARLALGDPSQPSVGEPTIQHIINVVTDYFSIRLADLQSKQRHRSIALPRQVCMYLARRSTRHSLEEIGGFFGGRDHTTVMHAIRAVEAKCREQPEFETILRSLETRARGPFSDPG; encoded by the coding sequence ATGACGCATCCGGATCGGCAGATCTGGGAGGGGATGCTCTCTCATCTGCGATCGCATCACGCGCAGGTCTGCCGCCAGTGGTTCGAGGAACTCGAGCCCCTGGGCATCGTCAACGGCACGCTCCAGTTGCGGACCATGTCGCCGCTGCACCGCGACTATCTGCGCCGGCAGTGCGCGGACTCATTCAACGACGCCGCCCGCACCGTCACGGGGCACCTGCTCTCCGTGAAGTTCCTGGGCCCGGACGACGAAGTTCAGCGCCAGATTCCCACGCGCCGGCCGCGGCTCGACCAGCCCCTGCGCGCGCCCGACCCTGCGCCGGAAGTCCCCGCGGGCGCCCGGCCGGGTCCCGCGGGAGGGCAGGACGTGCCGCCGGAAGCCGCGCCGATCGGCCCGGGGCCCGCTCCGACCGACGCACAAGCGGACCCGCTGTCCGCGCCGGCGTTCGTGCCGCCCGCCGAGCCCGGCGGGGCACTCGGGCGCGGCGGGATGGCGGACGATCCGGCGTCGGGGGGCACGCCCGCCCCGCACACCCCGGCCGGCGACGGGACGGGGCCCGAGCAGGCGGGCGCGGCTCAGTACATCGAACTGCGTCCGGCGCCGAGCGCCCCGACGCCGCGGTATCGCGCGTCGTCCGCGGCCCCGGCCCGGTACGAGTCGCTGGTCATCAACCCGGACTACTCGTTCGAGAACTTCGTGCCCGGGCCGAGCAACCGGCTGGGGCACGCGGCGTCGCTGGCGGTCGCCGCGAACCCGGGGCGGACGTACAACCCGCTGTTCCTGCACGGCGGGGTGGGCCTGGGAAAGACGCACCTGCTGCAGGCGATCTGCCTGAAGATCGTGGAGGCCAGCCCCCGGGCGGCGCTCTACTACACGTCGTGCGAGGGGTTCGTCACGCAGTTCATGGAGTGCGTGCAGTCGGGCGAGATGGCCGAGTTCCGCCACCGGTTCCGCGATGTCGACGTGCTGGTGATCGATGACATCCACTTCCTGACGAAGCGGGACCGCTCGCAGGAGGAGTTCTTCCACACGTTCAACTCGCTCTTCCAGGCGAGCAAGCAGATCATCCTGTCGTCGGACGCGCCGCCGGAAGAGATCCCCGATCTCGAGGAGCGGCTGGTGAGCCGCTTCAAGTGGGGCCTGGTGTGCAAGGTCGACCCGCCCTGCTACGAGACGCGCGTGGAGATCGTGAAGGCGAAGGCGCGCCTGCGGGGCATGCCGATGCCCGAGGCGGTCGCGGGGTACATCGCGCAGCGTCTGGACTCGAACATCCGCGAGCTCGAGGGCGCGGTGGTGAAGCTCCAGATCCAGTCGGTGGTGGAGAAGCGCCCGATCGACCTCGAACTGGCGCGCCTCGCGCTGGGCGATCCCTCGCAGCCGTCGGTGGGCGAGCCGACGATCCAGCACATCATCAACGTGGTGACGGACTACTTCTCGATCCGGCTTGCGGACCTGCAGAGCAAGCAGCGGCATCGGTCGATCGCGCTGCCCCGCCAGGTGTGCATGTACCTGGCGCGGCGCAGCACCCGGCATTCCCTCGAGGAAATTGGCGGGTTCTTCGGGGGGCGCGACCACACGACGGTGATGCACGCGATCCGAGCCGTCGAGGCGAAATGCCGCGAACAGCCGGAGTTCGAGACGATCTTGCGCTCGCTGGAAACCCGGGCGCGCGGGCCGTTCTCCGACCCCGGGTAA
- the mutM gene encoding bifunctional DNA-formamidopyrimidine glycosylase/DNA-(apurinic or apyrimidinic site) lyase — MPELPEVECVGRTLLARVRGVAVRAVDIRRPDVCTTHDARPVTPRDLLLGARITDVVRRGKQLAILADDGRALAVHLGMSGRLSVQAAAPAAEPRPAPHAHVVWTLDSDLSLVFSDPRRFGGLWTFPSADALRLARWSTLGPDALTITPEQLAGVLRGAASIKSALLDQRRIAGLGNIYADEVLFHARIAPQQPAGTLSPAARDALANAIRCVLTKAIKAGGTTLRDYADAEGVSGTYQNSHAVYGRAGLPCTRCGTPLVSDRIAQRTTCWCQQCQPNPTDLSTLGVSTPRSLRANTRPGGR, encoded by the coding sequence ATGCCCGAACTCCCCGAGGTTGAGTGCGTGGGCCGGACCCTGCTCGCCCGCGTGCGCGGCGTTGCCGTGCGGGCGGTCGACATCCGCCGCCCCGACGTCTGCACCACGCACGACGCACGCCCCGTCACACCCCGCGACCTGCTCCTGGGCGCCCGCATCACCGACGTGGTCCGCCGCGGCAAGCAACTCGCGATCCTGGCAGACGACGGGCGCGCGCTCGCCGTGCACCTGGGCATGTCGGGCCGCCTGTCCGTGCAGGCCGCCGCGCCAGCCGCGGAACCCCGGCCCGCCCCGCACGCGCACGTCGTCTGGACGCTGGACAGTGACCTCTCACTCGTCTTCAGCGACCCGCGCCGCTTCGGGGGCCTGTGGACGTTCCCCTCCGCCGACGCCCTCCGCCTCGCCCGCTGGAGCACCCTGGGGCCCGACGCCCTGACGATCACGCCCGAGCAGCTCGCGGGAGTTCTGCGCGGCGCGGCCTCCATCAAGAGCGCCCTCCTTGACCAGCGCCGCATCGCAGGCCTGGGCAACATCTACGCCGACGAGGTCCTCTTCCACGCCCGCATCGCGCCCCAGCAGCCAGCGGGCACGCTCTCCCCTGCCGCCCGCGACGCGCTCGCCAACGCCATTCGCTGCGTACTGACCAAGGCCATCAAGGCCGGAGGCACAACGCTCCGGGACTACGCGGACGCCGAGGGCGTCTCCGGCACGTACCAAAACTCGCACGCCGTGTACGGGCGGGCGGGCCTTCCCTGCACCCGCTGCGGCACGCCTCTCGTCAGCGATCGGATCGCCCAGCGCACGACCTGCTGGTGCCAGCAATGTCAACCCAATCCGACCGACTTATCCACATTGGGGGTTTCCACCCCGCGCTCTCTACGGGCGAACACCCGTCCGGGCGGTCGATGA